One part of the Chryseobacterium sp. 7 genome encodes these proteins:
- a CDS encoding nucleoside phosphorylase, giving the protein MLNKLAASELVLNEDGSVYHLNLLPEDIADKIILVGDPDRVAKVSKYFDTVEIKKNKREFYTHTGTLRGERITVMSTGIGTENIDIVMNELDALVNIDLQNKEFKTEHKALELFRMGTCGSVNPDVQVDNMLVTQNVVGLDGLMHFYQDYNFENEFSKSFLEKFPYEKIKPMLYFSDWAAEMGDYYKDAKYHGNTATFPGFYAPQGRQLRLKAVDDQFLETLNDLGITNFEMETSAIYALSKLLGHKAITVNNVIANRRRGEFSADHHASEKNLIEWVLERIIK; this is encoded by the coding sequence ATGCTAAACAAACTTGCTGCCTCAGAACTTGTTCTGAATGAAGACGGAAGTGTATACCACTTGAATCTTCTCCCTGAAGATATTGCTGACAAAATCATCCTTGTAGGTGACCCAGACAGAGTAGCTAAAGTTTCAAAATACTTTGACACGGTAGAGATCAAAAAAAATAAAAGAGAATTCTATACGCATACAGGAACCCTTCGTGGAGAAAGAATCACTGTAATGTCTACGGGTATCGGAACTGAAAACATTGACATCGTCATGAACGAATTGGATGCTTTGGTGAATATTGATCTTCAAAACAAAGAATTCAAAACTGAGCACAAAGCTCTTGAACTATTCCGTATGGGAACTTGTGGAAGCGTAAACCCGGATGTACAGGTAGACAACATGTTGGTTACCCAGAACGTTGTAGGTTTAGATGGATTGATGCATTTCTATCAGGACTACAACTTCGAAAATGAGTTTTCTAAAAGCTTCTTAGAAAAATTCCCTTACGAAAAAATCAAACCGATGCTTTATTTCTCAGACTGGGCAGCAGAAATGGGTGATTATTATAAAGATGCTAAATACCACGGAAATACAGCAACATTCCCGGGATTCTATGCTCCACAGGGAAGACAGCTTCGTTTGAAAGCAGTAGATGACCAATTCTTAGAAACCTTGAATGATCTTGGAATTACCAATTTTGAAATGGAAACTTCTGCAATCTATGCCCTTTCAAAATTATTAGGACACAAAGCCATTACCGTGAATAACGTTATCGCCAACAGAAGACGTGGAGAATTCTCTGCAGACCACCATGCCTCTGAGAAAAACCTTATTGAATGGGTATTGGAAAGAATTATTAAGTAA
- a CDS encoding DUF3472 domain-containing protein produces MKKIKSCTAMLCIAVSSLFNALNAQTCPSWGPYLEGFDMANSGELWYSEVMADNTCKKVNTYYSTLNFSLGPRGGYAGIQYKQNEIYNNIFSMWDLQDTNVPQCTTEYTAPNTFVDGFGGEGTGLHTDNPMPWTPGVWYATVVRRWSTGDGKTRIGFFMFDYGTGKWKHYVTIVTPENDAKFTGTKLGGFVENWNSAASKATRCGYFRNFWSMNAQGNWSKPSRYTASAGTGSWGAETAFNNTAIKVTSCGTAPAPAGSSITFNGITQDGTKPATTTPITVTTVTPSYNTSNNSVNVNWANSETTSPQFSYKVSLYTEASWANSYTPVAVVTGIRPDQRNAQVPLPSNSQPGKYYVSVVLEDIFKQTSNFGYNNLTISSIVTAPTIDPNAYYRIKCVGSSQYISPANYSTTSNTKMVQYHFNSNLAQQWKLEKTGNNYIIINRASGLAIDVPGSNTTNGTTLIQYSKHGGNNQQWVLRPYTSGNFVIGTALSNMKAIDNPGNSQTSGTNINIWDQDINGTAGLNHQWILEQVTTSTMSAKQEMSSTAYPNPVKQGENLTISLPENGNNYELTIVNAEGLIIKSQQAKAGTTIISTSGMRTGIYFYNAQNSNGMISGKFSVQ; encoded by the coding sequence ATGAAAAAAATTAAATCCTGTACAGCAATGTTATGTATTGCTGTAAGCTCGTTATTCAATGCATTAAATGCCCAGACCTGTCCAAGCTGGGGTCCGTATCTTGAAGGTTTTGATATGGCCAACTCCGGTGAACTCTGGTATTCTGAAGTAATGGCAGATAATACCTGTAAAAAGGTTAATACCTACTACTCTACACTGAATTTTTCTTTAGGTCCGCGAGGCGGATATGCAGGAATTCAGTATAAGCAGAATGAAATCTATAACAACATTTTTTCAATGTGGGATCTGCAGGATACCAATGTACCACAGTGTACTACAGAATATACTGCTCCCAATACTTTTGTAGATGGTTTCGGAGGAGAAGGAACAGGTCTTCACACAGATAATCCTATGCCATGGACACCAGGAGTCTGGTATGCCACTGTTGTAAGAAGGTGGTCAACTGGTGACGGAAAAACCAGAATAGGATTTTTTATGTTTGATTACGGTACTGGAAAATGGAAACATTATGTCACGATTGTAACTCCAGAAAACGATGCCAAATTCACAGGAACCAAATTGGGAGGTTTTGTAGAAAACTGGAATTCAGCAGCAAGTAAAGCAACCCGTTGTGGATATTTCAGAAACTTCTGGAGCATGAATGCACAAGGAAACTGGTCTAAACCTTCACGATATACTGCTTCGGCGGGAACTGGATCGTGGGGAGCGGAAACAGCTTTCAACAACACAGCAATTAAGGTAACTTCATGTGGAACGGCTCCGGCGCCTGCCGGCAGTTCGATAACTTTTAACGGAATTACTCAGGATGGTACAAAACCTGCCACCACTACTCCTATTACTGTAACAACCGTTACTCCATCTTATAATACCTCTAATAATTCAGTGAATGTAAATTGGGCCAACTCAGAAACCACAAGTCCTCAGTTTTCCTATAAAGTTTCGTTATATACGGAAGCCAGCTGGGCAAATTCTTACACTCCGGTAGCCGTGGTTACGGGTATTCGTCCTGACCAGAGAAATGCTCAGGTACCGCTTCCTTCGAATTCCCAGCCGGGGAAATATTATGTGAGTGTAGTTTTGGAAGATATTTTTAAACAAACTTCTAATTTCGGGTATAATAATTTAACGATCAGCAGTATTGTAACGGCACCAACTATTGATCCGAATGCTTATTACCGGATAAAATGTGTGGGAAGCAGTCAATACATCAGCCCTGCTAATTACAGTACCACATCTAATACTAAAATGGTTCAATATCATTTTAACAGCAACCTTGCCCAACAATGGAAACTGGAAAAAACCGGAAATAATTATATCATTATCAACCGTGCTTCAGGCTTAGCCATTGATGTTCCAGGATCCAATACAACTAATGGTACTACATTGATACAGTATTCAAAACATGGTGGTAATAATCAGCAATGGGTATTAAGACCTTATACCTCAGGCAACTTTGTTATAGGAACTGCACTATCCAATATGAAAGCCATTGATAATCCTGGCAATTCACAAACTTCAGGTACCAATATCAACATCTGGGATCAGGATATAAACGGTACCGCTGGGTTAAATCATCAATGGATACTTGAACAGGTTACAACATCAACGATGTCTGCAAAACAGGAAATGTCTTCTACTGCTTATCCTAATCCTGTAAAACAAGGTGAAAACCTTACCATCAGCCTTCCAGAAAACGGAAATAACTATGAATTGACGATCGTTAACGCAGAAGGATTAATAATAAAATCCCAACAGGCGAAAGCGGGTACAACAATCATCTCAACTTCAGGAATGAGAACCGGGATTTATTTCTATAATGCTCAAAACAGTAACGGGATGATTTCCGGGAAGTTTTCGGTGCAATAA
- a CDS encoding family 16 glycosylhydrolase yields the protein MKIKFRNIISICVGGIFFLSALNCASNKPDAGRTLIWSDEFNGKGLPDSLKWNYDTGGDGFGNDEAQFYTKNRLENARMENGNLIIEARKENWDKNKYTSARLLTKGKFSFQYGTIEVRAKLPKGRGTWPAIWMMSENMKKWPDDGELDIMEHVGFNQGFIHASVHTKKYNHIQGTQKTDTLFVKDASEKFHVYKADWTPEKIDVYIDNQKFFTYENKEKTKEAWPFDQPYFILLNLAVGGFWGGKEGIDDTVFPQKYYIDYVRVYQNK from the coding sequence ATGAAAATCAAATTCAGGAATATAATCAGTATCTGTGTAGGAGGAATATTCTTTCTTTCGGCTCTCAATTGCGCTTCAAATAAACCAGATGCCGGCAGAACACTGATTTGGAGTGATGAGTTTAATGGCAAAGGACTTCCGGATTCATTAAAATGGAATTATGATACAGGAGGAGACGGTTTTGGAAATGATGAAGCTCAGTTTTATACCAAAAACAGGCTTGAGAATGCCAGAATGGAAAATGGAAATCTCATCATTGAAGCCAGAAAAGAAAATTGGGATAAGAATAAATACACTTCTGCAAGACTTTTAACCAAAGGGAAATTCTCTTTTCAGTATGGAACAATTGAAGTGAGAGCAAAACTTCCCAAAGGCCGTGGAACGTGGCCTGCCATCTGGATGATGAGCGAAAATATGAAAAAATGGCCGGATGATGGAGAATTGGATATTATGGAACATGTTGGGTTTAATCAGGGATTTATCCATGCTTCTGTTCATACCAAAAAATACAATCATATTCAGGGAACGCAGAAAACGGATACTCTTTTTGTGAAGGATGCCAGCGAAAAATTTCATGTTTATAAAGCAGACTGGACACCGGAAAAGATAGATGTTTATATAGATAATCAAAAGTTCTTTACCTACGAGAATAAAGAGAAAACCAAGGAAGCATGGCCTTTTGATCAGCCTTACTTTATTCTTTTAAATCTTGCAGTAGGGGGATTTTGGGGAGGAAAAGAAGGTATTGATGATACTGTTTTTCCACAGAAGTATTATATAGATTACGTAAGAGTCTATCAGAATAAATAA
- a CDS encoding enoyl-ACP reductase has product MSYGLLKGKKGIIFGALNEQSIAWKVAERCHEEGAEFILSNAPIALRMGELNGLAEKTGSEVIGADATSIEDLEKLFDAAVAKFGKIDFILHSIGMSINVRKGKHYTEMNYDWLEKGWDISAVSFHKVMRVAWEKDCMNEWGSILALTYIAAQRTFPDYNDMSDNKAYLESIARTFGNYWGERKVRVNTVSQSPTMTTAGSGVKGFGGFLGYAEDMSPLGNATALECADYCVTLFSDLTKKVTMQNLFHDGGFSSSGVTQRVISKYDAE; this is encoded by the coding sequence ATGTCATACGGTTTACTTAAAGGCAAAAAGGGAATTATTTTTGGAGCCCTTAATGAACAATCTATCGCATGGAAAGTTGCTGAAAGATGCCATGAGGAAGGTGCTGAATTCATTTTATCTAATGCTCCTATTGCTTTGAGAATGGGAGAACTTAATGGTTTAGCAGAAAAAACAGGTTCTGAAGTAATAGGTGCTGATGCTACTTCTATAGAAGATCTTGAAAAACTTTTTGATGCCGCTGTTGCAAAATTTGGAAAAATCGACTTTATCCTTCACTCTATCGGGATGTCTATCAACGTAAGAAAAGGAAAACATTATACAGAAATGAACTACGACTGGTTAGAAAAGGGCTGGGATATTTCCGCTGTTTCTTTCCATAAAGTAATGCGTGTAGCTTGGGAAAAAGACTGTATGAATGAGTGGGGAAGCATTTTGGCACTTACTTATATTGCTGCGCAGAGAACATTCCCGGATTATAATGATATGTCTGACAATAAAGCGTATCTGGAAAGTATCGCAAGAACTTTCGGAAACTATTGGGGTGAAAGAAAAGTACGTGTAAACACGGTTTCTCAGTCTCCTACTATGACTACTGCGGGTAGTGGTGTAAAAGGTTTCGGAGGATTCCTTGGGTATGCAGAAGATATGTCTCCACTAGGGAATGCTACCGCTCTTGAGTGTGCAGACTACTGTGTAACGCTATTCTCTGATCTTACTAAAAAAGTAACCATGCAGAACCTTTTCCATGATGGAGGTTTCAGCAGCTCAGGAGTTACTCAGAGAGTAATCAGTAAATATGATGCTGAATAA
- the bglX gene encoding beta-glucosidase BglX, with the protein MKRVYFLLAFSAFGLNVYGQKTIDQKVAELLSKMTLEEKVGQMVQYSGFEYATGPQHSNSAAVLDEIKKGKVGSMLNVAGSEETRAFQKLAMQSRLKIPLLFGQDVIHGYRTTFPVNLGQAASWDLGMIEKSERIAATEASAYGIHWTFAPMVDIARDPRWGRVMEGSGEDTYLGTKIGLARIKGFQGKGLGNLDAVMACAKHFAAYGAAIGGRDYNSVDMSLRQLNETYLPPFEAAAEAGVATFMNSFNDINGVPATANQYIQRNLLKGKWNYKGFVVSDWGSIGEMIPHGYAKDGAEAAERAIKGGSDMDMESRIYMAELPKLVKEGRVDPKLVDDATGRILTKKYEMGLFDDPYRFSNEKRQKEQTDNQENRKFGREFGSKSIVLLKNQGNILPLSKTVKTVALIGPFGKETVANHGFWSIAFKDDNQRIVSQFDGIKNQLDKNSTLLYAKGCNVDDQDKSQFAEAIETAKKADVVIMTLGEGHAMSGEAKSRSNIGFTGVQEDLLKEIAKTGKPIILMINAGRPLIFNWASDNIPAIVYTWWLGTEAGNSIADVVFGSVNPGGKLPMSFPRTEGQIPVYYNHYNTGRPAKNNTDRNYVSAYIDLDNDPKYPFGYGLSYTDFKYSDMTLSSTNLTGNQALNISVTVSNTGKYDGEEVVQLYIRDLFGKVVRPVKELKGFQKIFIKKGESKKIEFKLTPEDLKFFDDELNFDWEGGEFDIMVGTNSQNVQTKRINWTK; encoded by the coding sequence ATGAAAAGAGTTTATTTTTTACTTGCATTTTCTGCTTTTGGACTGAACGTTTACGGGCAAAAGACAATTGATCAGAAAGTAGCAGAATTGTTGTCTAAAATGACACTGGAAGAAAAAGTGGGGCAGATGGTTCAGTACAGTGGGTTTGAATACGCCACAGGACCACAACATTCTAATTCCGCTGCTGTTTTGGATGAAATTAAAAAAGGAAAAGTAGGCTCTATGCTGAATGTAGCAGGATCTGAAGAAACCAGAGCATTTCAGAAACTGGCAATGCAGTCTAGGTTGAAAATTCCTTTACTGTTCGGACAGGATGTTATTCATGGATATCGTACTACATTTCCTGTAAATCTGGGACAGGCCGCAAGCTGGGATCTGGGAATGATTGAAAAATCAGAAAGAATTGCCGCTACAGAAGCTTCGGCATATGGTATTCACTGGACATTTGCTCCAATGGTGGATATTGCCAGAGACCCAAGATGGGGAAGAGTAATGGAAGGCTCAGGAGAAGATACTTATCTGGGTACAAAAATCGGATTGGCAAGAATCAAAGGATTTCAGGGTAAAGGATTAGGAAATCTGGATGCGGTGATGGCCTGTGCAAAGCATTTTGCTGCATATGGCGCGGCTATAGGAGGAAGAGATTACAATTCCGTAGATATGAGCCTCAGACAACTGAACGAAACGTATCTTCCGCCATTCGAAGCTGCTGCAGAAGCAGGTGTGGCTACTTTTATGAATTCCTTCAACGATATTAACGGCGTTCCGGCTACGGCCAACCAATATATTCAGAGAAACCTTCTAAAAGGAAAATGGAATTATAAAGGCTTTGTTGTTTCAGATTGGGGAAGTATTGGCGAAATGATACCTCATGGCTATGCTAAAGATGGTGCTGAAGCTGCAGAAAGAGCAATAAAGGGAGGTAGTGATATGGATATGGAAAGCCGTATTTATATGGCAGAACTTCCAAAACTGGTTAAAGAAGGAAGAGTAGATCCTAAATTGGTAGATGATGCAACGGGAAGAATCTTAACCAAAAAATACGAAATGGGACTTTTCGATGATCCTTACAGGTTCAGTAATGAGAAAAGACAAAAAGAACAGACAGATAATCAGGAAAACAGAAAATTCGGAAGAGAATTCGGTTCCAAAAGTATCGTTCTGCTTAAAAATCAGGGAAATATTCTTCCACTCTCAAAAACGGTAAAAACTGTTGCCCTGATTGGTCCTTTCGGTAAAGAAACGGTGGCTAATCACGGCTTCTGGTCTATTGCTTTCAAAGATGATAATCAAAGAATCGTTTCACAGTTTGACGGAATTAAAAATCAACTGGATAAAAACTCTACTTTATTATATGCCAAAGGCTGTAACGTTGATGATCAGGACAAAAGTCAGTTTGCAGAAGCTATAGAAACGGCAAAAAAAGCTGATGTTGTCATTATGACACTGGGAGAAGGCCATGCAATGAGTGGAGAAGCAAAAAGCAGAAGCAATATTGGGTTTACAGGAGTTCAGGAAGATTTATTGAAAGAAATTGCTAAAACTGGTAAACCAATCATTCTGATGATCAATGCCGGAAGACCTTTGATCTTCAATTGGGCTTCAGACAATATTCCTGCAATTGTGTACACATGGTGGCTGGGAACAGAAGCCGGAAATTCCATTGCGGATGTTGTATTCGGTTCGGTGAATCCTGGCGGGAAACTTCCAATGAGCTTTCCGAGAACAGAAGGTCAGATTCCAGTGTATTACAATCATTATAATACCGGAAGACCGGCAAAAAATAATACAGACAGAAATTATGTTTCCGCCTATATAGATCTTGATAATGATCCGAAATATCCGTTTGGATATGGCTTAAGCTATACGGATTTTAAATATTCTGACATGACTTTAAGTTCCACAAACCTTACAGGAAATCAAGCATTGAATATCAGTGTTACCGTTTCCAATACTGGAAAATATGATGGGGAAGAAGTGGTACAGCTTTATATCCGAGATCTTTTCGGAAAAGTGGTGAGACCTGTAAAAGAATTGAAAGGTTTCCAGAAAATATTCATCAAAAAAGGAGAAAGTAAAAAGATCGAATTTAAACTTACCCCGGAAGATTTGAAATTCTTTGATGACGAGTTAAATTTTGACTGGGAAGGCGGAGAATTTGATATTATGGTCGGAACCAATTCTCAAAATGTTCAGACCAAAAGAATTAACTGGACGAAATAA
- a CDS encoding terpene synthase family protein, with protein sequence MKTTSNEEFYAGLQQLPKPRYPFPHFFHPDMQEQREEYYHWIDKEYAFHSKEAREKHKLHNLTDIAARGCPFLKSLAELRPLANYTANGAMMDDYFDRCSRDEMYQIMHRIIDLLSGANPEEPSENGVFHLFWVLRQDAIQCGIPENIYKRFVKSIQDVLIGYSEEKTYYRANIVPPLPVYLLIREATSGVQPYCDYAVLQKEYRQLPDEIFEHPHIRRIYTLCSLIIGIHNDIISLPKEIHRDGDTMNLVKVLQKENGSSLSEAYMKALEIHDQYLKEFLVLQDHLPPFGNWQSEVYSYVQDLGIMIAGVYAWHTHDTSRYVNGGYVEGEF encoded by the coding sequence ATGAAAACAACATCAAATGAAGAATTTTATGCCGGCTTGCAGCAACTTCCCAAGCCTCGCTATCCTTTCCCGCATTTTTTTCATCCTGATATGCAGGAACAGAGAGAAGAATATTATCATTGGATTGATAAAGAATATGCTTTTCACAGTAAAGAGGCTCGCGAAAAACATAAATTGCATAATCTTACAGATATCGCAGCAAGAGGCTGCCCTTTCCTTAAGAGTCTTGCTGAACTCCGGCCATTAGCCAATTATACAGCCAACGGAGCAATGATGGATGATTATTTTGACCGTTGTTCCAGAGATGAAATGTATCAGATCATGCATCGGATCATTGATCTGCTATCAGGAGCTAACCCTGAAGAACCTTCTGAAAATGGTGTTTTTCATTTATTTTGGGTATTGAGACAGGATGCCATTCAATGTGGTATTCCCGAAAACATATATAAAAGATTTGTAAAATCAATACAGGATGTACTGATAGGCTATTCGGAAGAAAAAACCTATTACCGGGCAAATATTGTCCCGCCATTACCGGTATATCTGCTTATTAGAGAAGCAACAAGTGGTGTACAGCCGTACTGTGATTATGCAGTGCTACAGAAAGAATACCGCCAGCTGCCGGATGAAATTTTTGAGCACCCTCATATCCGGCGTATCTACACTTTATGTTCTTTAATAATTGGTATACACAATGATATTATCTCTTTACCCAAAGAAATTCATCGTGACGGTGACACAATGAATCTTGTAAAAGTTTTGCAGAAAGAAAATGGATCATCATTATCTGAAGCTTATATGAAAGCTCTGGAAATTCATGATCAATATTTAAAAGAATTTTTAGTGCTGCAAGACCATCTTCCTCCTTTTGGAAACTGGCAGAGTGAAGTATACAGTTATGTGCAGGATCTGGGGATTATGATCGCCGGGGTATATGCCTGGCATACTCATGATACATCCAGATATGTGAATGGAGGCTATGTGGAAGGGGAGTTTTAA
- a CDS encoding glycoside hydrolase family 30 protein — protein MRKLIVSCFLVGVVMNVNAQNYWKKNAGKTAKVVLTNSKANEKMVDKGAVTFAQFGQPKETDACIFVAPNFKYQKVIGIGGAITDASAETFYKMPKNKQKEILDAYFGKNGLGYTVVRTNMNSCDFSSDSYTYVQDNDTSLKTFNIAHDEKYKIPMIKEAQKAIGNDFTFYFSPWSPPAWMKSNQSLYKGGRLENQYYQTWADYYIKFIKEYEKRGINIWGLTVQNEPMATQSWESCIYTAEEEGEFLKKNLGPTLWKNGYKDKKVMIWDHNRDLIYQRATTTLSDPETAKYASGIGYHWYETWNNKTQLFDNLAETHRAFPDKFLAFTEGCKEQFNMDKIYDVSLGELYSKNMLNDFNKGNALWTDWNILLDETGGPNHKGNFCFAPIIADTKTGEVFYTYEYYYIGHVSKYIKPNAQRIGSSSNRAALTSSAFINENGQLVTVIMNDSDNDIETNLWIEGMAAKLNAPAHSIQTVIL, from the coding sequence ATGAGAAAACTAATTGTAAGTTGTTTTTTAGTAGGCGTTGTCATGAATGTCAATGCTCAGAATTATTGGAAAAAAAATGCAGGAAAAACAGCTAAAGTAGTCCTTACCAACTCGAAAGCGAATGAGAAGATGGTGGATAAAGGAGCCGTTACATTTGCACAGTTCGGGCAGCCTAAAGAAACAGATGCCTGTATTTTTGTTGCTCCGAATTTTAAATATCAGAAAGTGATAGGGATAGGAGGTGCCATTACAGATGCCTCAGCAGAAACCTTTTATAAAATGCCAAAAAATAAGCAGAAAGAAATTTTGGACGCTTATTTCGGAAAAAACGGATTGGGATATACCGTAGTTCGTACCAATATGAACTCCTGTGATTTTTCCAGCGATTCTTATACGTATGTACAGGATAATGATACGTCTTTAAAGACCTTCAATATTGCTCATGATGAGAAATATAAAATTCCTATGATTAAAGAAGCTCAGAAAGCGATAGGAAATGATTTTACCTTTTATTTCTCTCCATGGAGCCCGCCGGCATGGATGAAGTCAAATCAAAGCTTATACAAAGGCGGAAGATTGGAAAATCAGTATTACCAGACGTGGGCAGACTATTATATCAAATTCATTAAAGAATACGAAAAAAGAGGAATCAATATCTGGGGATTAACCGTTCAGAATGAGCCGATGGCTACCCAAAGCTGGGAATCATGCATCTATACTGCTGAAGAAGAAGGAGAATTCCTGAAAAAGAATCTTGGTCCAACCCTTTGGAAAAACGGATATAAAGATAAAAAAGTTATGATCTGGGATCATAACAGGGACCTTATTTATCAAAGAGCAACCACCACTTTAAGCGATCCTGAAACTGCAAAATATGCCAGTGGTATCGGCTATCACTGGTATGAAACATGGAATAACAAAACTCAGCTTTTTGATAATTTAGCAGAAACTCACAGAGCATTTCCGGATAAATTCCTGGCTTTTACAGAAGGATGTAAAGAACAGTTTAACATGGATAAAATCTATGATGTAAGCCTGGGAGAGCTTTACAGCAAAAATATGCTGAACGATTTCAACAAAGGAAATGCACTATGGACAGACTGGAATATTCTTCTGGATGAAACCGGAGGACCTAATCATAAAGGAAACTTCTGTTTTGCCCCAATTATTGCAGATACCAAAACTGGAGAAGTGTTCTACACGTATGAATACTATTATATAGGCCACGTGTCAAAATACATTAAGCCAAATGCACAGAGAATCGGAAGTTCTTCGAACAGAGCAGCTCTTACATCTTCTGCATTTATAAATGAAAACGGACAGCTGGTAACGGTTATTATGAACGATTCAGATAATGATATCGAAACCAATCTATGGATTGAAGGAATGGCTGCCAAACTGAATGCTCCGGCACACTCTATACAGACCGTAATTTTATAA